From Desulfuromonas soudanensis, the proteins below share one genomic window:
- a CDS encoding Rossmann-like and DUF2520 domain-containing protein: MVLIGPGRLGQAIARLLCDAGYDLRALISRDPVRAVAAARFAGCRNAASADLSRVAEGELILLALPDDQLGAMAATLRRDGHLRPGATLIHFSGLHPAAILLGKEGPPLRALSLHPLQTFADSVMGVRNLPGTTFAVEGTPDVIPLGEALVADLGGRSLVLSAEQKPLYHAAACVASNYMVTLVDTACQIFSACGFGQEEAFHYLTPLLRGTGRNLAALGPKLALTGPIARGDVRTVGKHLRAIAHLPGGVDQIYRILGIKTVELALKKGTLDAEAAEEILRLLESDGES, from the coding sequence GTGGTCCTCATCGGACCGGGGAGACTGGGACAGGCCATCGCCCGCCTCCTCTGCGATGCCGGATACGATCTCCGGGCCCTCATCAGCCGCGACCCGGTACGGGCGGTGGCCGCGGCCCGCTTTGCCGGATGCCGCAATGCGGCGTCGGCCGACCTCTCCCGGGTCGCAGAAGGGGAGCTGATCCTCCTGGCCCTTCCCGACGATCAACTCGGCGCCATGGCCGCCACCCTGCGCCGCGACGGTCATCTCCGGCCGGGCGCCACCCTGATTCATTTCAGCGGCCTCCATCCGGCGGCGATCCTTCTCGGCAAAGAGGGTCCGCCCCTGCGGGCCCTCTCCCTCCATCCCCTGCAGACCTTTGCCGATTCGGTCATGGGGGTGCGCAATCTCCCCGGGACCACCTTCGCCGTGGAAGGAACTCCGGACGTCATCCCCCTCGGCGAGGCGCTGGTCGCCGATCTCGGCGGACGCTCTCTGGTCCTTTCTGCCGAGCAGAAACCCCTCTACCACGCCGCCGCCTGCGTCGCCTCCAATTACATGGTGACCCTGGTCGACACCGCCTGCCAGATTTTTTCCGCCTGCGGATTTGGCCAGGAGGAGGCCTTTCACTACCTGACGCCGCTCTTGCGGGGGACGGGACGCAATCTGGCGGCTCTCGGCCCGAAGTTGGCGCTGACCGGTCCCATCGCCCGGGGAGACGTGCGCACCGTCGGCAAGCATCTCAGGGCCATCGCCCACCTCCCCGGGGGAGTTGACCAGATCTATCGCATCCTGGGGATAAAAACGGTGGAATTGGCACTGAAGAAGGGGACCCTCGACGCCGAAGCGGCCGAGGAGATCCTGCGATTGCTGGAAAGCGACGGAGAATCTTGA
- the nfi gene encoding deoxyribonuclease V (cleaves DNA at apurinic or apyrimidinic sites) — translation MDLPCLHGWRLTGREAVALQRELAEKVVLADGLPRPVRTVAGVDVSYERNGDSFFAAVVVLELPDFKLIEEASATGRMSFPYVPGLLSFRELPVVLDAFSALRTVPDAVLVDGQGIAHPRRFGIACHLGLWTGLPTVGCAKSRLCGSHLPPAPHKGDWVPLLLDGEAVGAVLTSRRGVRPLYISPGHRTDLPSALRLVQSCLGSYRLPEPTRLAHLLSNRLRLQARN, via the coding sequence ATGGATCTGCCCTGCCTGCACGGCTGGAGACTGACCGGTCGCGAGGCCGTCGCCCTGCAGCGGGAGCTGGCCGAAAAGGTGGTGCTGGCCGACGGTCTCCCCCGCCCCGTACGCACGGTGGCAGGGGTCGACGTGTCCTACGAACGGAACGGCGACTCTTTTTTTGCCGCCGTGGTGGTTCTGGAACTTCCGGATTTCAAATTGATCGAGGAGGCCTCGGCTACGGGAAGGATGTCCTTCCCCTACGTCCCGGGCCTTCTCTCTTTCCGGGAACTCCCCGTTGTCCTCGATGCCTTCTCCGCGTTGCGGACCGTCCCCGATGCCGTCCTGGTCGACGGTCAGGGGATCGCCCATCCCCGTCGCTTCGGGATCGCCTGTCACCTCGGTCTCTGGACCGGCCTGCCGACGGTCGGTTGCGCCAAAAGCCGGCTCTGCGGCAGCCATTTGCCTCCCGCCCCTCACAAGGGGGACTGGGTTCCCCTCCTCCTCGACGGCGAGGCGGTCGGGGCGGTCCTCACCTCCCGCCGCGGCGTACGCCCCCTCTACATCTCCCCGGGGCACCGCACCGATCTCCCTTCCGCCCTGAGGCTGGTGCAGAGCTGTCTCGGCAGCTATCGCCTTCCCGAACCGACTCGCCTGGCCCATCTGCTGAGCAACCGTCTGCGACTCCAGGCCCGGAATTAA
- the recO gene encoding DNA repair protein RecO: protein MREQRCEAVVLRHLDYGEADRIVTFYTREAGRIKGFARQARKSRRRFGAALEPFARVQLHWRAAARGDLVSLREAELLDLRSGLRRDLIAVALAGYGCELVEELFAEGQPHPAVYDLLCAFLDHLDGNGGSPEARLLFELRILHLAGYAPHLLHCSECGETLRSAEVAFEAARGGSLCLTCAPEKTAWRLNLPTLGTLARILAGPAELFAGFTLSERTLIEGGALLGGALRLHLNRPLKSLPFLEQMLREMASPQRR, encoded by the coding sequence ATGCGCGAACAGCGTTGCGAAGCCGTGGTCCTGCGCCACCTCGATTACGGAGAGGCCGACCGCATCGTCACCTTTTATACCCGCGAGGCCGGACGCATCAAGGGGTTTGCCCGCCAGGCGCGCAAGAGCCGGCGCCGCTTCGGTGCGGCTCTGGAGCCCTTTGCCCGGGTGCAGCTGCACTGGAGAGCCGCGGCGCGGGGCGATCTGGTGTCCCTGCGCGAGGCGGAACTCCTGGACCTGCGCAGCGGGCTGCGCCGGGACCTGATCGCCGTGGCCCTTGCCGGCTATGGGTGCGAACTGGTCGAGGAACTCTTCGCCGAGGGGCAACCCCATCCGGCCGTCTACGATCTCCTGTGCGCCTTTCTCGACCATCTCGACGGCAACGGCGGCTCCCCCGAGGCGCGCCTCCTCTTCGAGTTGCGAATCCTTCACCTGGCCGGCTATGCACCGCACCTGCTGCACTGCTCGGAATGCGGCGAGACCCTGCGGAGCGCCGAGGTCGCCTTCGAGGCGGCGCGCGGCGGCAGCCTCTGTCTGACCTGCGCACCGGAAAAGACGGCCTGGCGCCTGAACCTGCCGACCCTCGGGACGCTGGCGCGGATCCTGGCCGGCCCCGCCGAGCTCTTCGCCGGGTTCACCCTCAGCGAGCGCACCCTGATCGAAGGAGGAGCGCTCCTCGGCGGGGCCCTGCGACTCCATTTGAACCGCCCCCTGAAATCCCTCCCTTTTCTCGAACAGATGCTCCGCGAGATGGCCTCCCCCCAAAGGCGGTAA
- the glyS gene encoding glycine--tRNA ligase subunit beta, with amino-acid sequence MSAELFLEIGTEEIPAGFIRPAMKDLERLLRRELETARIPFGTIRTFATPRRLAISVADVALVQQRQELTVAGPSVKVAYDADGNPTKAAQGFARSNGVDVSALSTVETDKGTYLYLSRVDEGRPTADLLPEMLPQVISSIPFKKSMRWMDLDIRFARPMHWIVAVYDGIVVPFSFGNLQSGNLSCGHRFMAPGAFAVKGVDSYLAEAERHFVMPDLQQRREIIAREIERVAHAAGGEINPDEELLDEVACLIEDPTPLCGSFEEKYLELPRELLITSMREHQRYFTLVGKDGSLLPRFVTVSNTRAEDLSVVARGNERVLRARLSDAMFFWNEDRKVKLETRLEALKNVVYQAKLGTSYEKVMRFRALAGGLAERLDPSVAALTDRTALLAKCDLVTGMVCEFPELQGVMGREYARLEGEDPRVARGIHEHYLPVQAGGELPSDNVGAFVSIADKIDTICGCFGVGLIPTGTADPYALRRSAIGILNIILDRGYPLSIPGLVGEAVTLLGEKLNRPAAEVAAEVVEFIRLRLVNMLTGQKYPQDVVDAVLAASFEDAGDALERVKALAELKGRTDFEPLAVAFKRVVNIIKGGVEATVDPARFEAPCEGALFGALQKVQGEVAALVQSGDYGAALRTIATLRTPVDDFFEGVMVMAKDEGVRSNRLALLTAVARLFEGIADFSRIAD; translated from the coding sequence ATGTCCGCTGAACTCTTTTTGGAAATCGGTACCGAGGAAATCCCCGCCGGCTTCATCCGCCCGGCCATGAAGGATCTCGAGAGGCTGCTGCGCAGGGAGCTCGAGACGGCGCGCATACCCTTCGGCACCATCCGCACCTTTGCCACCCCCCGCCGTCTGGCGATCTCCGTGGCCGACGTCGCTCTGGTCCAGCAGCGCCAGGAGCTGACCGTCGCCGGCCCGTCGGTGAAGGTGGCCTATGATGCCGACGGCAACCCGACCAAGGCCGCCCAGGGGTTCGCCCGCTCCAACGGCGTCGACGTCTCGGCGCTTTCCACCGTCGAAACCGACAAGGGGACCTATCTCTACCTCTCCAGGGTCGACGAGGGGCGGCCGACGGCCGACCTTCTGCCGGAGATGCTCCCGCAGGTGATCAGCAGCATCCCCTTCAAAAAGTCCATGCGCTGGATGGATCTCGACATCCGCTTCGCCCGGCCGATGCACTGGATCGTCGCCGTTTACGACGGGATTGTCGTCCCCTTCTCCTTCGGCAACCTGCAAAGCGGCAACCTCTCCTGCGGCCACCGCTTCATGGCCCCCGGCGCCTTCGCCGTCAAGGGGGTCGACAGCTATCTGGCCGAGGCGGAGCGCCACTTCGTCATGCCCGACCTGCAGCAGCGCCGGGAGATCATCGCCCGGGAGATCGAGCGGGTGGCCCACGCAGCCGGCGGCGAGATCAACCCCGACGAGGAACTCCTCGACGAGGTCGCCTGTCTGATCGAAGACCCCACCCCCCTCTGCGGCTCCTTCGAGGAAAAATACCTCGAACTCCCCCGCGAGCTCCTCATCACCAGCATGCGCGAGCACCAGCGCTACTTCACCCTGGTGGGCAAGGACGGATCCCTCCTGCCGCGCTTTGTCACCGTCTCCAATACCCGCGCCGAGGACCTCTCGGTGGTGGCCCGCGGCAACGAGCGGGTGTTGCGGGCACGGCTCTCCGACGCCATGTTCTTCTGGAACGAGGACCGCAAGGTCAAGCTCGAGACCCGTCTCGAGGCCCTTAAAAACGTGGTCTACCAGGCCAAACTCGGCACCAGCTACGAGAAGGTGATGCGCTTTCGCGCCCTGGCCGGGGGACTCGCCGAACGCCTCGATCCCTCCGTCGCCGCTCTCACCGACCGGACCGCCCTGCTTGCCAAATGCGACCTGGTGACCGGGATGGTCTGCGAGTTTCCCGAACTCCAGGGGGTCATGGGGCGGGAATATGCCCGGCTCGAGGGGGAAGATCCCCGGGTGGCCCGGGGCATTCATGAGCATTATCTCCCGGTGCAGGCCGGCGGCGAACTCCCCTCGGATAACGTCGGCGCCTTCGTTTCCATCGCCGACAAGATCGACACCATCTGCGGCTGTTTCGGCGTCGGCCTCATCCCCACCGGCACCGCCGACCCCTATGCCCTGCGCCGCAGCGCCATCGGCATTCTCAACATCATTCTCGATCGCGGCTATCCCCTCTCCATCCCCGGCCTGGTCGGGGAAGCGGTGACCCTCCTCGGGGAGAAGCTCAATCGCCCCGCGGCCGAGGTCGCGGCCGAGGTCGTCGAATTCATCCGCTTGCGCCTGGTCAACATGCTCACCGGCCAGAAATACCCCCAGGACGTGGTCGACGCGGTCCTCGCCGCTTCCTTCGAGGACGCCGGCGACGCGCTGGAGCGGGTCAAGGCTCTTGCCGAACTCAAGGGGCGGACGGATTTCGAACCCCTGGCCGTCGCCTTCAAGAGGGTGGTCAATATCATCAAGGGCGGAGTCGAGGCAACCGTCGACCCCGCCCGTTTCGAGGCCCCCTGCGAGGGGGCTCTCTTCGGGGCGCTGCAGAAGGTGCAGGGGGAGGTCGCTGCCCTCGTCCAATCGGGGGATTACGGTGCGGCGCTGCGCACCATCGCTACCCTGCGCACCCCGGTGGACGACTTTTTCGAGGGAGTCATGGTCATGGCCAAGGACGAGGGGGTGCGCAGCAATCGCCTCGCCCTGCTGACCGCCGTGGCCCGTCTGTTTGAGGGGATTGCCGATTTCTCGCGGATTGCCGATTAG
- the ppdK gene encoding pyruvate, phosphate dikinase: protein MAVKYVYFFGDGNAEGKGDMKNLLGGKGANLAEMTAIGLPVPPGFTITTEVCTEFYKNDRQYPASLKEEVAEHLRRIETLMGKRLGDAKKPLLVSVRSGARASMPGMMDTVLNLGLNDQTVQGVIELSGDERFAYDSYRRFIQMYSNVVLGMDGDILEHILEQAKEKRGVHQDTDLTAADLKEMVGLFKNKVKETLGREFPGDPQEQLWGAIGAVFGSWMNPRANTYRKLNNIPSEWGTAVNIQSMVFGNMGDDCATGVAFTRNPSTGEHLFFGEFLVNAQGEDVVAGTRTPQPINKAGGDGSLPSMEEVMPECYGQLMKAQQILEKHYRDMQDIEFTIEKGKLFMLQTRNGKRTANAAVKIAVDMVKEGLISERDAILRVAPEQLDQLLHPSLDPSAPKTVIAKGLPASPGAASGEVVFSADEAEAAARLGLKVILVRVETSPEDIHGMHAAQGILTARGGMTSHAAVVARGMGKCCVAGCGDIKVDYRTQQFVARDGSVIAKGDVITLDGSTGEVMKGQIPTVQAQLTGEFGELMSWVDKVRRLRVRANADTPHDAAVARKFGAEGIGLCRTEHMFFEADRIMAVREMILSEDMEGRKRALSKILPMQKGDFLGLFREMKGLPVTIRLLDPPLHEFLPQNDKDIDELASVMKVTAQDLRHKVESLHEFNPMLGHRGCRLGITFPEIYDMQVQAIMEAACQLIKDDGFEIVPEIMIPLVSEVRELAILRANAVRVADEVIARSGVKVSYLIGTMIELPRAALTADAIAVEAEFFSFGTNDLTQTTYGLSRDDAGKFLPLYVEREIFPTDPFVALDQSGVGQLVEIGCVKGRQTRPNIKLGICGEHGGEPSSVIFCHKIGLDYVSCSPFRVPIARLAAAHAVLLEK from the coding sequence ATGGCTGTCAAGTATGTGTACTTTTTCGGCGATGGGAACGCCGAAGGCAAAGGGGACATGAAAAACCTGCTCGGAGGGAAGGGTGCCAATCTGGCGGAGATGACCGCCATTGGCCTGCCGGTCCCTCCCGGGTTCACGATCACCACCGAAGTCTGCACCGAATTCTACAAGAATGACCGTCAGTACCCCGCCTCACTCAAGGAGGAGGTGGCGGAACACCTCCGGAGAATCGAGACCTTGATGGGCAAGCGCCTGGGGGATGCGAAGAAGCCGCTGCTGGTTTCGGTGCGTTCCGGGGCGCGCGCCTCGATGCCCGGGATGATGGACACCGTCCTCAACCTCGGACTCAATGACCAGACCGTGCAGGGGGTGATCGAGCTCAGCGGCGACGAACGCTTCGCCTACGACTCCTACCGGCGCTTCATCCAGATGTACTCCAACGTCGTCCTCGGCATGGACGGCGATATTCTCGAGCATATCCTCGAGCAGGCCAAGGAGAAGCGAGGCGTTCATCAGGACACCGACCTCACCGCCGCCGATCTCAAGGAGATGGTCGGTCTCTTCAAGAACAAGGTCAAGGAGACCCTGGGACGGGAATTTCCCGGCGATCCCCAGGAACAGCTCTGGGGGGCGATCGGCGCGGTTTTCGGTTCCTGGATGAATCCCCGCGCCAACACCTACCGCAAGCTCAACAATATCCCCTCCGAGTGGGGGACCGCGGTCAATATCCAGTCGATGGTCTTCGGCAACATGGGGGACGACTGCGCGACCGGCGTCGCCTTTACCCGTAACCCGTCCACCGGCGAGCACCTCTTCTTCGGCGAATTCCTCGTCAACGCCCAGGGGGAGGATGTGGTCGCCGGAACCCGCACTCCGCAGCCGATCAACAAGGCCGGCGGCGACGGCTCCCTCCCGTCCATGGAGGAGGTGATGCCCGAGTGCTACGGCCAGCTGATGAAGGCCCAGCAGATCCTCGAGAAGCATTACCGGGACATGCAGGATATCGAGTTCACCATCGAAAAAGGGAAACTCTTCATGCTGCAGACCCGCAACGGCAAGCGCACCGCCAATGCTGCGGTGAAGATCGCCGTCGATATGGTCAAGGAGGGTCTGATCAGTGAGCGTGATGCGATCCTGCGGGTCGCCCCGGAGCAGCTCGACCAGCTCCTGCACCCCTCTCTCGACCCCTCGGCTCCCAAGACAGTGATTGCCAAGGGTCTCCCCGCCTCCCCCGGAGCCGCCAGCGGCGAGGTGGTCTTTTCCGCCGACGAGGCCGAAGCGGCGGCCCGCCTCGGTCTCAAGGTGATCCTCGTGCGCGTCGAGACGAGCCCCGAGGATATCCACGGCATGCACGCCGCCCAGGGGATCCTTACCGCCCGCGGCGGCATGACCTCCCACGCGGCGGTCGTCGCCCGCGGCATGGGCAAATGCTGCGTCGCCGGCTGCGGCGACATCAAGGTCGACTACAGGACCCAGCAGTTCGTCGCCCGTGACGGTTCGGTCATCGCCAAGGGGGACGTCATTACCCTCGACGGCTCCACCGGCGAAGTGATGAAGGGGCAGATTCCAACGGTCCAGGCCCAACTGACCGGCGAATTCGGGGAGTTGATGTCCTGGGTCGACAAGGTGCGCCGCCTCCGGGTCCGCGCCAACGCCGACACCCCCCACGATGCGGCGGTGGCCCGCAAATTCGGCGCCGAAGGGATCGGCCTGTGCCGCACCGAGCACATGTTCTTTGAGGCCGACCGGATCATGGCCGTGCGCGAGATGATCCTCTCCGAGGATATGGAGGGACGCAAGCGGGCCCTGTCGAAAATCCTCCCCATGCAGAAGGGGGATTTTCTCGGACTCTTCCGCGAAATGAAAGGGTTGCCGGTCACCATCCGCCTCCTCGATCCGCCGCTCCACGAGTTCCTCCCCCAGAACGACAAGGACATCGACGAGCTGGCCTCGGTGATGAAGGTCACCGCCCAGGATCTCAGGCACAAGGTCGAGTCCCTCCACGAATTCAACCCGATGCTCGGCCACCGCGGCTGTCGCCTGGGGATCACCTTCCCCGAGATCTACGACATGCAGGTGCAGGCGATCATGGAGGCCGCCTGCCAGCTGATCAAGGACGACGGCTTCGAAATTGTTCCGGAAATCATGATCCCGCTGGTCAGCGAGGTCAGGGAGCTGGCTATCCTCCGCGCCAACGCCGTGCGGGTGGCCGACGAGGTGATCGCCCGTTCCGGGGTCAAGGTGAGCTACCTGATCGGCACCATGATCGAACTCCCCCGGGCCGCCCTGACCGCCGATGCCATCGCCGTCGAGGCCGAATTTTTCTCCTTCGGCACCAACGACCTGACCCAGACCACTTACGGTCTTTCCCGGGATGATGCCGGCAAGTTCCTCCCCCTCTATGTCGAGCGGGAAATCTTCCCCACCGATCCCTTCGTCGCCCTCGACCAGAGCGGCGTCGGACAGCTGGTGGAGATCGGGTGCGTCAAGGGTCGCCAGACCCGCCCCAATATCAAGCTCGGCATCTGCGGCGAGCACGGCGGAGAGCCTTCGAGCGTGATCTTCTGCCACAAAATCGGCCTCGACTACGTTTCCTGCTCCCCCTTCCGGGTGCCGATTGCGCGCCTGGCCGCCGCCCATGCGGTGCTTCTCGAAAAATAG
- the glyQ gene encoding glycine--tRNA ligase subunit alpha: protein MTFQDLILSLQNYWANQGCIIQQPYDVEKGAGTFNPATFLRVLGPEPWKVAYVEPSRRPTDGRYGENPNRLQHYYQFQVILKPSPLNIQELYLDSLRSFGIDPLKHDIRFVEDDWESPTLGAWGLGWEVWLDGMEITQFTYFQQAGGIDLKPVSGEITYGCERIAMYLQGVDNVYDLEWIKGVKYGDVHHQTEVEFSTYNFEVADTGMLFSLFDMYEKECLQVVKRDLVFPAYDFVLKCSHAFNLLDARGAISVTERAHYIGRVRNLSKLCAEAYVAQREKLGFPLLKK, encoded by the coding sequence GTGACATTTCAAGATCTGATCCTGTCGTTGCAGAACTACTGGGCCAACCAGGGGTGCATCATACAGCAGCCCTATGACGTCGAGAAGGGGGCGGGAACCTTCAACCCCGCCACCTTTCTGCGCGTCCTCGGTCCCGAGCCCTGGAAGGTGGCCTACGTCGAACCGTCACGCCGACCCACCGATGGCCGCTACGGGGAGAACCCCAATCGTCTGCAGCACTACTATCAGTTTCAGGTGATTCTCAAGCCGTCGCCGTTAAACATCCAGGAACTCTACCTCGACTCCCTGCGGAGTTTCGGCATCGATCCTCTCAAGCACGACATCCGCTTCGTCGAGGACGACTGGGAATCGCCGACCCTGGGCGCCTGGGGACTCGGCTGGGAAGTCTGGCTCGACGGCATGGAAATTACCCAGTTCACCTACTTCCAGCAGGCCGGCGGCATCGATCTCAAGCCGGTCTCCGGCGAGATCACCTACGGTTGCGAGCGCATCGCCATGTACCTTCAGGGGGTCGACAACGTCTACGATCTCGAATGGATCAAGGGGGTCAAATACGGCGACGTCCATCACCAGACCGAGGTGGAATTCTCCACTTACAACTTCGAAGTCGCCGACACGGGAATGCTCTTTTCCCTCTTCGACATGTACGAGAAGGAGTGCCTCCAGGTGGTGAAGCGGGACCTGGTCTTCCCCGCCTACGACTTCGTCCTCAAGTGCTCCCACGCCTTCAACCTCCTCGATGCCCGGGGAGCCATTTCGGTCACCGAGAGGGCTCACTACATCGGCCGGGTCCGCAACCTGTCGAAGCTCTGCGCCGAGGCCTATGTCGCCCAGCGCGAAAAACTCGGGTTTCCCCTGCTGAAGAAATGA